One stretch of Muribaculum intestinale DNA includes these proteins:
- the istB gene encoding IS21-like element helper ATPase IstB, with product MTDIHETDRDGLRELIRSCAFDLKLPLVRRDIDLLIQQSADEQWNLWRFTAELLRREKENRSENQRRHRIKNAGFPQLRYLNEIDTDALPADARKALPTLETLDFIKNGRNLILYGNPGTGKTHLATALGIAACNAGHSVLFTSVPRLLTQIRECRNALTLRSLENKFERYDMVICDEFGYVSCDKAGAEMLFNHLSLRTDKKTTVVTTNLAFNRWNEIIDDKVLVTAMVDRLTHKAILLNMTGKSYRMKETQEMMTQQI from the coding sequence ATGACAGACATACATGAAACAGACCGTGACGGACTTCGGGAGCTCATTCGCTCATGCGCTTTCGACCTTAAACTCCCGCTTGTGCGGCGCGACATCGACCTGCTTATACAGCAGAGCGCCGACGAACAATGGAACCTATGGCGGTTTACAGCCGAACTGCTCCGGCGCGAAAAAGAGAACCGCTCTGAAAACCAGCGCCGTCACCGCATCAAAAACGCAGGGTTCCCGCAACTTCGCTATCTTAACGAAATCGACACCGACGCTCTGCCCGCCGATGCCCGGAAAGCGCTCCCGACACTCGAGACACTCGACTTCATCAAAAACGGACGCAACCTCATTCTATACGGCAATCCCGGAACAGGCAAGACTCATCTGGCGACAGCTCTCGGTATCGCCGCATGTAATGCCGGACACTCGGTGCTGTTCACATCCGTGCCAAGACTGCTCACGCAGATACGCGAGTGCCGCAACGCTTTGACACTCCGGTCGCTGGAAAACAAGTTCGAGAGATACGACATGGTCATCTGTGATGAGTTCGGATACGTCTCCTGCGACAAGGCCGGCGCAGAGATGCTCTTTAACCATCTCTCCCTCCGCACCGACAAGAAGACGACCGTCGTCACAACCAATCTCGCCTTCAACCGCTGGAACGAGATTATTGACGACAAAGTACTGGTCACCGCAATGGTAGACCGCCTGACCCACAAGGCTATACTGCTTAACATGACAGGCAAATCATACCGCATGAAAGAAACTCAGGAAATGATGACTCAACAAATATAA
- a CDS encoding site-specific integrase, producing MATIQRSLSTKVNDNGKSEIMLRLSLSKNDKIRIKSGIFVLASRFKDGAFIKPRANQQEIAELRDTEDRLISLERFLIGLSETHQIKELTKDFIAKEIDRWRNPEKYAPKEVKSKKLSFDDIIDEFLKQKQLSEPRERHYRVLQRALHRFELYQRLTEKKSYKFSLDTCTTEDIYAFEAFLRAEPELYDQYPNIYKSFPSITHKTHKVKRPKPRGDNYMVTFTKRFKALFHWCHAQGITMNNPFVKYVSSVYEKYGTPIYIKDEEVLQLADFDFSYNKHLDTQRNIFIFQCCIGCRVGDMMKMTPANVINGGVEYIASKTADERPETIRVPLSDRAQFIIDKHREEVKDGRLLPFISQQKYNEAIKEIFEAAGITRLVTRLNPTTGIEEQVPINTIATSHMARRTFVGNLYKKVKDQNLVSALSGHSVGSKAFARYREIDEDMKRELVNVMGY from the coding sequence ATGGCAACAATCCAAAGAAGTCTCTCGACAAAGGTTAACGATAATGGCAAGTCTGAAATAATGCTTAGACTGAGCCTATCGAAGAATGACAAAATCCGTATCAAGTCCGGTATTTTTGTCCTTGCATCACGATTCAAGGATGGCGCATTTATAAAACCTCGTGCCAATCAGCAGGAGATTGCAGAACTGCGAGATACAGAAGACAGACTCATATCGCTTGAAAGATTTTTAATCGGGTTGAGCGAAACTCACCAAATAAAAGAACTCACCAAAGATTTCATCGCTAAAGAAATTGATCGATGGCGCAATCCCGAAAAGTATGCGCCGAAAGAGGTAAAGTCGAAGAAGCTGTCATTCGATGATATTATAGATGAGTTTCTCAAGCAGAAACAGTTGTCGGAACCACGCGAGAGGCATTACCGTGTCCTTCAGCGTGCATTGCATCGTTTCGAATTGTATCAGCGTCTGACAGAGAAGAAATCCTACAAGTTCTCTTTAGACACCTGCACAACAGAGGATATTTATGCTTTCGAGGCTTTTCTTCGGGCTGAGCCGGAACTGTATGACCAGTATCCTAACATCTACAAGTCTTTCCCTTCCATTACCCACAAGACGCACAAGGTAAAGAGACCAAAACCGAGAGGCGACAACTACATGGTGACTTTTACGAAACGCTTCAAGGCTCTGTTCCATTGGTGCCATGCCCAAGGAATCACCATGAATAATCCTTTTGTAAAGTATGTTAGTTCAGTCTATGAGAAATACGGCACTCCTATCTATATTAAGGATGAAGAAGTGTTGCAGCTTGCCGATTTCGATTTCTCATACAACAAGCACCTTGACACGCAGAGGAATATATTCATTTTCCAATGCTGCATCGGATGCCGTGTGGGTGATATGATGAAGATGACACCTGCAAATGTAATCAATGGCGGTGTAGAATACATTGCCTCCAAGACTGCCGATGAACGCCCGGAAACAATTCGTGTTCCGCTCTCGGACAGGGCGCAGTTCATCATTGACAAACACCGTGAGGAAGTCAAGGATGGTCGGTTGCTTCCGTTTATATCCCAGCAGAAATATAATGAGGCAATCAAAGAAATTTTTGAAGCGGCAGGAATAACACGACTTGTTACTCGCCTCAACCCGACCACCGGCATTGAGGAACAGGTGCCTATCAATACCATCGCAACCAGTCACATGGCACGGCGTACTTTCGTAGGCAACCTCTACAAGAAGGTGAAAGACCAGAACCTTGTGAGTGCATTGAGCGGACATTCCGTAGGTAGCAAGGCTTTCGCAAGATACCGCGAGATAGACGAAGACATGAAGCGTGAGCTTGTCAATGTCATGGGATATTGA
- a CDS encoding ATP-binding protein, producing MNTENHNTEYKRIWKDEYLKWVCGFANAQGGKIYIGIDDDMSDIGVTHLHQLLEDIPNKIVTMLGIVPSVSHIERDGKDIIEIDIEQSNIPISYKGTFYMRSGATNQELRGLALQQFLMKKFGRSWEDMPCYGATIDDIDPEAIRYFLKKGIKEKRMSPDAENSTPEEVISNLGLMEDGVPCNGAILLFGKHPQRRFVTSAFKIGRFGSTNFDLLSQEIVDGNLIQMPERVMRVLGEKYLIRPIHYEGLQRIEPLELPEEALREIICNSIVHRDHQGTWTQMSVYSDHIRLWNEGKLPDDLSVEKLMGKHTSQPRNPKMAEAFYRAGFIEAWGRGIEKIVNGFKTDGLTPPTFSVEQGGVTVHIPREKFVAINMGGTTDINQFKGSGSTDTKSDQKPNQTEPKPNQNRTKTEQKNRIVELITANPTITRAELSKELNLHESSVQRRLDALVKEERIRHIGPTNGGTWEVIDQ from the coding sequence ATGAACACCGAGAATCATAACACTGAATATAAGCGGATTTGGAAGGACGAGTACCTCAAGTGGGTGTGCGGCTTCGCTAATGCGCAGGGTGGAAAGATATATATTGGCATTGACGATGATATGTCTGACATTGGCGTTACGCATCTGCATCAGTTGCTGGAGGATATTCCCAACAAGATTGTGACGATGTTGGGTATCGTTCCTTCTGTCAGCCATATAGAGCGCGATGGGAAAGACATAATCGAGATTGACATTGAGCAGTCTAACATTCCTATCTCCTATAAAGGAACTTTCTATATGCGGAGTGGTGCTACTAATCAAGAGTTGCGCGGACTGGCATTGCAGCAGTTTCTAATGAAGAAATTCGGCAGAAGCTGGGAGGATATGCCTTGTTATGGCGCGACAATCGACGATATAGACCCGGAGGCAATCCGGTACTTCTTGAAGAAAGGTATCAAGGAGAAACGAATGTCGCCCGATGCTGAAAATTCTACGCCGGAGGAGGTAATCTCAAATCTTGGACTGATGGAGGATGGCGTTCCGTGCAATGGCGCTATCTTGCTTTTCGGCAAGCATCCTCAAAGGCGTTTCGTTACATCTGCTTTCAAGATAGGTCGTTTCGGTTCTACTAATTTTGATCTGTTAAGTCAGGAGATTGTTGACGGCAACCTCATACAGATGCCGGAAAGAGTTATGCGCGTTCTGGGCGAGAAGTATCTGATACGCCCTATTCACTACGAAGGCTTGCAGCGCATAGAGCCGCTTGAACTTCCTGAGGAAGCATTACGAGAAATCATCTGCAACTCAATCGTTCACCGCGACCATCAGGGCACATGGACGCAGATGAGCGTTTATAGTGACCACATCCGACTTTGGAATGAAGGCAAGCTGCCGGATGACTTATCCGTCGAGAAACTTATGGGCAAGCATACCTCTCAGCCTCGTAATCCCAAAATGGCAGAGGCATTTTATCGTGCCGGATTCATCGAGGCATGGGGTCGAGGTATTGAGAAGATTGTAAACGGCTTTAAGACCGATGGTCTAACTCCACCCACTTTCTCGGTCGAGCAAGGAGGTGTTACAGTTCACATCCCGCGTGAAAAATTTGTGGCAATCAATATGGGAGGGACTACAGACATCAACCAGTTCAAAGGTTCAGGGAGTACTGATACAAAGAGTGACCAGAAACCGAACCAAACCGAACCAAAACCGAACCAAAACCGAACCAAAACCGAACAGAAAAATCGAATTGTCGAATTAATAACAGCGAATCCTACGATAACGAGGGCTGAATTATCGAAAGAGTTGAACTTACATGAAAGTAGTGTTCAACGACGTCTTGATGCTCTTGTGAAGGAAGAACGTATTCGACATATTGGGCCTACTAACGGCGGAACATGGGAAGTAATAGACCAATAG
- a CDS encoding FRG domain-containing protein has product MDKLKVESLAIGLVERSWEALNRCDHENAYRLIQEFCRECTNADLPIITVLCWLQAYCEWGIRTGGYKEALVILHANIKSFESAPELKFELLLNGARLECMDNQIGVSSDLSIKALGLAEELGDYSLIALAYMQIASMFAKKYHGLSMYFYRKAERIYEEAKDSHQRDIVRMERAFLSSTACRILKTLHSNHNNLDRLQQEAEEIIAKIDLSNLNKFEQRHLRYYQAVIFRDIKALRCLIEEIEPLDALPDKCRYKDMFIGICMEQGKFELVNEIADSFIADKKALYGGSLEIEDLAQKLHQAIEARKPLQFLPAFIPKSTVTDATLLDILDNYALMDEIWELDKSVFRMMFPGVRQEGLFEPVVMPDGICRLTPLAPAFNVYYRGQSRQFSPSKASLFRNGMTEAARFVERLKYVEFRKIIEEYPLTNFLRNTIVATAPDKKSHHIPLAIDHLALAQHYGIKTELLDITTDKFVAAFFATTDCKDDVYTPIVDNREERGVLYRYSIPPWEMFPDKEPRLRAVGLQPFSRPGEQCGMVYPMRDNEDFEKVATSIETFRHDRTVSEFVFNYTNRGRKLFPDSSIQSHATKIVNSTVFSYDAFCAVKKEFYTDCPAEQLLNYISECGITLVENIDFGFTQDEKDACTKYWQTNSDKFLSRIRIRWCYNGPIELDE; this is encoded by the coding sequence ATGGACAAGTTAAAAGTAGAATCATTGGCAATAGGTTTAGTGGAACGTAGTTGGGAGGCTCTCAATAGATGCGACCACGAAAATGCATACCGACTTATTCAGGAGTTTTGTCGTGAATGTACGAATGCTGATTTGCCGATTATAACTGTGCTATGTTGGCTCCAAGCGTATTGCGAATGGGGTATTCGCACTGGCGGTTATAAAGAAGCGCTTGTTATTCTGCACGCCAATATCAAAAGTTTCGAATCGGCCCCAGAATTGAAATTCGAGCTGCTTCTTAATGGAGCCCGGCTGGAATGTATGGACAATCAGATTGGTGTATCTTCCGATTTATCAATAAAGGCACTGGGGCTTGCCGAAGAACTTGGAGATTATTCATTAATAGCCCTGGCTTACATGCAAATTGCTTCGATGTTCGCAAAAAAATATCACGGTTTGTCCATGTATTTCTATCGTAAGGCAGAACGGATTTATGAAGAAGCCAAGGATAGTCATCAAAGGGATATTGTGCGTATGGAGAGGGCTTTCTTAAGCTCTACAGCTTGTAGAATACTAAAGACCTTGCATTCTAATCATAATAATCTTGATAGGTTACAACAAGAAGCGGAAGAGATTATCGCCAAAATCGACTTAAGTAATCTAAACAAATTCGAACAACGACATTTACGATATTACCAGGCGGTCATCTTCAGAGACATCAAAGCTCTGCGCTGTCTTATTGAAGAGATTGAACCGCTTGATGCCCTTCCAGACAAGTGTCGTTATAAGGATATGTTTATCGGGATTTGTATGGAACAGGGTAAATTTGAACTTGTCAATGAAATTGCTGATTCGTTTATCGCGGATAAGAAAGCACTCTACGGAGGAAGTCTGGAAATCGAAGACTTGGCTCAAAAACTTCATCAGGCGATTGAGGCGCGCAAACCCTTGCAGTTTCTCCCAGCCTTCATTCCCAAATCAACTGTTACTGATGCTACATTGCTCGATATTCTAGATAATTACGCACTAATGGATGAGATATGGGAACTTGACAAATCAGTTTTCCGTATGATGTTCCCCGGCGTGCGTCAGGAAGGTCTATTTGAGCCAGTGGTTATGCCAGATGGTATATGTCGTCTCACTCCTCTGGCTCCAGCCTTCAATGTCTATTATCGTGGTCAGTCGCGACAATTCTCTCCCTCGAAGGCATCTTTGTTCAGGAATGGAATGACAGAAGCTGCACGATTTGTAGAGCGTTTGAAATATGTCGAATTTCGAAAAATAATAGAAGAATACCCACTTACAAATTTCTTGCGTAATACAATCGTAGCAACGGCACCTGACAAAAAATCGCATCATATACCATTGGCCATAGACCATCTCGCTCTCGCCCAACACTACGGTATTAAGACTGAGTTGTTAGATATCACCACCGATAAATTCGTTGCTGCGTTCTTCGCCACCACTGATTGTAAGGATGATGTATATACACCTATTGTTGACAACCGCGAAGAAAGAGGAGTGTTGTACCGTTACAGTATACCTCCATGGGAAATGTTTCCCGACAAAGAGCCTCGATTGAGAGCCGTCGGTCTCCAGCCATTTTCACGTCCTGGTGAACAATGTGGAATGGTATATCCGATGAGGGATAACGAGGACTTCGAAAAAGTGGCAACTTCGATAGAAACCTTCCGGCATGACCGTACTGTATCGGAGTTCGTATTCAATTATACTAACCGTGGACGAAAACTATTCCCGGATAGTTCAATTCAGAGTCATGCCACAAAAATAGTCAATTCGACGGTATTTTCCTACGACGCTTTCTGCGCAGTCAAGAAGGAATTTTATACTGACTGTCCAGCAGAACAATTGCTGAATTATATTTCTGAATGCGGCATTACTTTGGTTGAGAATATTGATTTCGGATTTACACAAGATGAAAAAGACGCTTGTACCAAGTATTGGCAAACCAATAGCGACAAATTCCTTTCACGAATCCGAATTCGATGGTGCTACAACGGCCCCATAGAGTTAGATGAATAA
- a CDS encoding helix-turn-helix domain-containing protein, protein MNIDDLREAFKAWNQEQIEANAPQEEIYITAKEAAKMLGVTLSTLWRWDNDKYLEKIKIGNKVRYRLSDVERMIKGAV, encoded by the coding sequence ATGAATATTGATGATCTGCGTGAGGCTTTCAAAGCATGGAACCAGGAACAGATTGAAGCAAACGCGCCTCAGGAAGAAATCTACATCACCGCCAAGGAAGCCGCCAAAATGCTCGGCGTGACCTTATCGACCTTATGGAGATGGGACAATGACAAGTATCTGGAGAAAATCAAGATAGGCAACAAGGTAAGATACCGCCTGTCGGATGTTGAACGCATGATAAAGGGTGCGGTATGA
- a CDS encoding primase-helicase family protein encodes MTTDSIKLLPAYFDEPTHNDVASDEETEVVDVEYSDIPVEHNDLLNQDDSECPYIRVGTDYYREVLRPQANGTTCKCLVYWKASTIKADFGKDYLNDVPKYDCFCTVPSHTDYHKIIGNAYNLYEPISHQPMPGDWSAIDGLLHHIFEEHYEYGLDYIQLLYQMPLQKLPILILVSEQRNTGKTTFLNLLKAIFQDNATFNTNEDFRSKFNSDWAGKLLIMVDEVLLSRREDSERLKNLSTATSYKMESKGKDRNEMVFFGKFVLCSNNEHFPIVIDREEVRYWVRKVNSLETDDPFFMKKLVAQIPAFLHFLMQRELSVQCENRMWFSPERLRTAALNRIVISNRSKIEFEVAELLMDIMDSTGKSSVSFVVNDIANLLTYRNVRADTSEIRRLLQIYWHLKPVSNSLTYRTYSVGMYPAKYTAKTAVGRYYTVTKDFILNLSLF; translated from the coding sequence ATGACAACCGATTCTATCAAGCTGCTTCCGGCATACTTCGATGAGCCAACTCACAATGATGTGGCATCAGATGAAGAAACCGAGGTGGTGGATGTCGAGTATTCTGACATTCCAGTGGAGCATAATGACCTGTTGAATCAAGACGACAGCGAGTGTCCCTATATTCGAGTCGGAACAGATTATTACCGTGAAGTGTTGCGACCGCAAGCGAATGGTACCACTTGTAAGTGTCTTGTCTATTGGAAGGCTTCGACAATCAAGGCTGACTTCGGAAAGGACTATCTGAATGATGTGCCGAAGTATGACTGCTTCTGTACCGTTCCGAGCCATACCGACTACCACAAGATAATCGGCAACGCCTACAATCTCTATGAGCCAATCTCCCATCAGCCGATGCCGGGAGACTGGAGCGCGATTGACGGCTTGCTTCACCACATCTTCGAGGAGCATTACGAGTATGGTCTTGACTATATCCAGTTGCTGTATCAGATGCCGCTTCAAAAACTTCCGATATTGATATTGGTATCGGAACAACGCAACACCGGCAAAACAACTTTCCTCAATCTGCTAAAGGCAATCTTTCAGGACAACGCGACTTTCAACACCAACGAGGACTTCCGCAGTAAGTTCAATTCCGACTGGGCCGGGAAGCTGCTTATCATGGTTGATGAGGTCTTACTCTCTCGGCGTGAAGACTCCGAGAGACTGAAGAATCTCAGTACGGCAACATCCTACAAGATGGAGTCAAAAGGAAAAGACCGCAACGAGATGGTTTTCTTCGGAAAGTTCGTCCTGTGTTCCAACAATGAGCATTTCCCCATTGTAATCGACCGTGAGGAAGTTCGCTACTGGGTACGCAAGGTTAATTCTCTGGAAACTGATGACCCGTTCTTCATGAAGAAACTTGTGGCACAGATTCCGGCGTTTCTCCACTTCCTTATGCAGAGAGAACTATCGGTGCAATGCGAAAACCGAATGTGGTTCAGTCCTGAAAGACTACGCACAGCCGCTCTCAATCGCATCGTGATTTCCAACCGCTCCAAGATTGAGTTTGAGGTTGCCGAACTGCTGATGGACATCATGGACAGCACTGGCAAATCATCGGTGTCATTCGTTGTGAACGACATCGCCAACTTACTCACCTACCGTAATGTCCGTGCCGACACAAGCGAGATACGCCGTCTCTTGCAAATCTACTGGCACCTCAAGCCGGTATCGAACTCACTTACCTATCGCACCTATTCAGTCGGCATGTACCCTGCGAAGTACACCGCCAAGACCGCTGTCGGCAGATACTACACCGTTACCAAAGATTTTATTTTGAATTTATCTTTATTTTGA
- the mobV gene encoding MobV family relaxase, translating into MSSPKQMMDFKPVKSVDANVGNEHQRNWSDELFERKAKNPDHNYDRSRTALNFQVGPGGVITTVDKSRRIGDRVEEIIKKHLRPDARVTAISNRAVMVVFGGNRERMREMAFGSQVLNEYEETNGHLVRQPEIEQWAKDIYGFVCREFGEENVASFIVHLDETGPHAHCVFVPLTADGRLCSKEVLGGKNKIEARQHMRDLHTRLAEVNRKYGLDRGDDIQVTGARHRSTAEYNRDLHRENTRLETLISDKSGQLSQLEEQIKKAETRVKGLTTMIANLERLEVELNDEIAQLEIDIENGAGDVSELRCRIASLEFQLESTGQKLADKRDKLKLADRQLTELQDKLDALSRKRDTAQKNFHEFTEKNQEQVRMRLTDAVFARIVVDVRSLLDAMPTEHKADLDGEFLTAIAEQPNEILKCAMYLFLGYLDGATQFAQSCGGGGASSDLPWGRNPDEDDRRFAYRCMMQAHRMMKPSQQKRTMSGRH; encoded by the coding sequence ATGTCTTCACCAAAACAGATGATGGACTTCAAGCCTGTCAAATCAGTCGATGCCAATGTCGGCAACGAACATCAGCGCAACTGGAGCGATGAACTCTTCGAGCGCAAGGCCAAGAATCCCGACCACAACTATGACCGCTCACGCACCGCTTTGAATTTTCAGGTCGGGCCGGGAGGAGTAATAACCACCGTTGATAAATCGCGGCGTATCGGCGACAGGGTCGAGGAGATAATCAAGAAACATCTCCGACCGGATGCCCGAGTAACCGCCATATCCAACCGTGCAGTCATGGTCGTATTCGGCGGCAACCGTGAGCGGATGCGTGAGATGGCTTTCGGTTCCCAAGTGCTGAACGAGTATGAGGAGACCAACGGTCATCTTGTGCGGCAACCTGAAATCGAGCAATGGGCAAAGGACATCTATGGTTTTGTATGCCGTGAATTCGGAGAGGAAAACGTAGCCTCGTTCATCGTCCATCTTGACGAGACGGGACCACATGCGCATTGTGTGTTCGTGCCGTTGACCGCCGACGGACGCCTCTGCTCAAAGGAAGTTCTCGGAGGCAAGAACAAAATCGAGGCGCGGCAGCACATGAGAGACCTGCATACCCGACTTGCCGAAGTGAACCGAAAATACGGTCTTGACCGAGGCGATGACATCCAAGTGACAGGCGCACGCCATCGCTCGACCGCTGAATACAATCGCGACCTTCATCGTGAAAACACCCGGCTCGAAACTCTTATAAGCGACAAGTCTGGGCAGTTGAGCCAACTTGAAGAACAAATCAAGAAGGCCGAAACGCGCGTCAAAGGTCTTACGACTATGATTGCAAATCTCGAAAGGCTGGAAGTCGAACTGAATGACGAGATAGCTCAGTTGGAAATTGACATCGAGAATGGTGCCGGAGATGTTTCCGAATTGCGTTGCCGCATCGCTTCCCTTGAATTCCAGCTTGAATCTACCGGACAGAAACTCGCCGACAAGCGCGACAAGCTCAAACTCGCTGACCGGCAACTCACCGAGCTTCAGGATAAACTTGATGCCCTCAGCAGGAAACGCGACACTGCGCAAAAGAATTTCCACGAGTTCACGGAAAAAAATCAGGAGCAGGTGCGCATGAGGCTGACCGATGCCGTCTTTGCCAGGATAGTTGTCGATGTCCGTTCACTGCTGGACGCTATGCCAACGGAACATAAAGCCGATTTAGACGGCGAGTTCCTGACGGCAATCGCCGAGCAACCCAACGAGATTTTGAAGTGTGCCATGTATCTATTCCTTGGCTATCTCGACGGTGCAACCCAATTCGCCCAGTCATGCGGAGGCGGAGGCGCCTCTTCAGACCTCCCATGGGGACGCAATCCGGATGAAGACGACCGCCGGTTCGCCTACCGCTGCATGATGCAGGCTCACCGAATGATGAAACCCTCTCAGCAAAAACGCACTATGAGCGGCAGACACTAA
- a CDS encoding ISAs1 family transposase, which yields MTVPDHRVTGRCTYALSDLLTIALLTYICGGEDYVDMSEFAYYRARDFGLIADRPDRSPSPDTFERLMSAVDPDEIERCLVEHGRKFLDTLAEKQVVIDGKKLRGTSPKQHGSKGDYIVNAYVSENHIVVGQQRLKDKENEIVAIPQLLEKLDIEGATISIDAIGTQINIAQNILDRKAHYFLAVKDNQGALNEQVIDAFRYNKPTDSASQMDADHGRIEIRDCRILKADTIEDKDVLARWPGLKTLVEVTSSVDYGDHTATAVRRYISDEDYPKAAYFNMLARGHWSIENQLHWNLDVTFLEDACRARKGYASLNLSTIRKLAMQVIKEHVDKSSLKKRRFKASLSNDYLTDMLLKAKF from the coding sequence ATGACAGTACCGGATCATCGAGTTACAGGTCGTTGCACGTATGCACTTTCCGACCTTTTGACAATCGCTTTGCTGACCTATATCTGCGGAGGCGAGGATTATGTTGACATGAGCGAGTTCGCCTATTATCGGGCACGTGATTTTGGTCTTATTGCCGACCGTCCTGACCGCAGCCCGTCACCTGACACTTTCGAGCGGCTGATGAGCGCCGTGGATCCCGATGAGATTGAGAGATGTCTGGTTGAGCATGGCAGGAAGTTCCTTGACACGCTTGCTGAGAAGCAGGTTGTCATAGATGGCAAAAAGCTCAGAGGCACATCGCCTAAACAGCATGGCTCGAAAGGCGATTATATCGTGAACGCCTATGTCAGCGAGAATCACATTGTAGTAGGACAGCAGCGTCTCAAAGACAAGGAAAATGAAATAGTCGCCATACCTCAGCTTCTTGAAAAACTGGATATCGAAGGTGCCACAATCTCGATAGATGCGATTGGTACACAGATTAATATCGCTCAGAATATCCTTGACCGGAAAGCTCATTACTTCCTTGCCGTCAAGGACAATCAGGGCGCTCTGAACGAACAGGTAATCGATGCATTCCGCTACAATAAGCCCACTGACTCGGCTTCGCAGATGGATGCCGACCACGGACGTATAGAGATACGCGATTGCCGGATACTCAAAGCCGATACAATCGAAGACAAGGATGTATTGGCTCGTTGGCCTGGACTGAAAACATTGGTAGAGGTCACTTCCTCGGTTGACTATGGAGACCACACGGCAACTGCCGTCAGAAGATACATTAGTGACGAGGATTATCCTAAGGCTGCGTACTTCAATATGTTGGCTCGAGGGCATTGGTCTATCGAGAATCAACTGCATTGGAATCTTGATGTGACATTCCTCGAAGATGCCTGCCGTGCAAGGAAAGGGTATGCGTCACTAAACCTCTCAACAATAAGGAAGTTGGCTATGCAGGTTATAAAAGAGCATGTTGACAAAAGCAGTCTAAAGAAAAGGCGCTTCAAAGCGAGCCTTTCCAACGACTATTTGACCGATATGCTGCTTAAAGCCAAATTTTGA
- a CDS encoding ParB N-terminal domain-containing protein, with amino-acid sequence MPRHENLDIDKIQLDINNPRIKNYLETYNRETITAVHIALALSSNSSAEATTSFTSLRDSIKKCGGIIHPIIVSLESDGSYVAIEGNTRLQIYKDFKRDDTNGSWDTIPAIVYENLSSEKKHEIRLQSHLVGPRAWDPFSKAKYLYELSEVEHMPLKLIISLCGGGKTEIERSIAAYKYMVSYYHPYVKTKRNRRPEVREFSKFYEFQSSTVQHAMIRAGYDLSKFAEWVVEGNIDTAQRVRILPKVLSHPEAKAKFLRTNLGEAEKVLNAAELDTADLSKYPYYVLAAHLYRKIFSGEPSLEEIKSLAAQDSIEAVDRLYQLQSLDGQLKLLLQSIHSI; translated from the coding sequence ATGCCAAGACACGAGAATTTAGATATTGATAAAATCCAATTAGATATTAATAATCCTCGGATTAAGAATTATCTTGAGACATACAACCGTGAAACGATTACGGCTGTCCATATTGCATTGGCTCTCTCTTCTAATTCTTCTGCCGAGGCAACAACCTCATTTACATCTCTTCGAGATTCAATTAAGAAATGCGGTGGTATAATTCACCCCATAATTGTATCTTTAGAATCTGATGGTAGCTATGTTGCAATCGAAGGAAATACTCGCTTGCAGATCTATAAAGATTTCAAACGTGATGATACTAATGGCTCTTGGGACACTATTCCTGCGATTGTATATGAAAATCTTTCGTCCGAGAAGAAACATGAAATCAGACTACAATCGCATTTGGTTGGGCCTCGCGCTTGGGATCCATTTTCCAAAGCGAAATATCTCTATGAGTTAAGCGAAGTGGAGCATATGCCCCTTAAACTAATAATCTCTCTTTGCGGTGGTGGCAAAACTGAAATAGAACGAAGTATTGCTGCCTATAAATATATGGTTTCTTATTATCATCCATATGTTAAAACTAAAAGAAACCGGCGTCCTGAGGTCAGAGAGTTCTCAAAGTTCTATGAATTTCAGTCATCAACCGTTCAACACGCAATGATCAGAGCCGGATATGACCTTTCTAAATTCGCTGAATGGGTTGTGGAAGGTAATATTGATACCGCTCAAAGAGTGCGTATCTTGCCAAAGGTTTTATCGCACCCGGAAGCTAAAGCGAAATTCTTGCGGACTAATTTAGGTGAGGCGGAAAAAGTATTAAATGCGGCGGAACTTGACACCGCTGACCTGAGTAAATATCCTTACTACGTTCTCGCGGCTCACCTTTATAGAAAAATTTTTTCGGGAGAACCATCACTTGAGGAAATAAAAAGTTTGGCAGCTCAAGACTCAATCGAAGCAGTTGACAGGCTTTACCAACTTCAATCATTAGACGGCCAACTCAAATTACTTCTTCAAAGCATCCATTCAATCTAA